In Symmachiella dynata, the following are encoded in one genomic region:
- a CDS encoding 3-deoxy-7-phosphoheptulonate synthase: MASTQDIHVRGTVPLVSPVDLKKQLPASDESIDCVLNSRQMVGKILSGEDQRLMLIVGPCSIHDEKAALEYADRLAKLAQELSDTLLIIMRVYFEKPRTTVGWKGLINDPHMNGTFDIEQGLRRARTLLIQTTEMQLPTATEMLDPITPQYTADLVSWASIGARTTESQTHRQMASGLSMPVGYKNATDGNPAIAIQAMQSSQSPHSFLGIDEQGQTCIINTTGNSLAHLILRGGRSGPNFSAEHVEKAGQAMIDAGLKPNIVVDCSHANSNKDHEQQIPAFRDVLKQRVAGNTHIIGMMLESHLCAGNQSLGDDPSALEYGISITDACLDWEQTEVLLREADAAMSQVLGQSASAT, encoded by the coding sequence ATGGCGTCTACACAAGATATCCACGTTCGCGGAACCGTTCCCCTGGTCTCGCCCGTCGATTTAAAAAAACAACTCCCCGCCAGTGATGAGTCGATTGACTGCGTCCTGAACAGTCGCCAAATGGTCGGCAAGATCTTAAGCGGCGAGGATCAACGGCTGATGTTGATCGTGGGGCCGTGTTCGATTCACGACGAAAAGGCGGCGTTGGAATATGCCGACCGGTTGGCAAAGTTAGCCCAAGAATTATCCGACACGCTGTTGATCATCATGCGGGTCTATTTCGAGAAGCCGCGGACGACTGTGGGTTGGAAGGGGTTAATCAACGATCCCCATATGAACGGTACCTTTGATATCGAACAAGGCTTGCGCCGCGCGCGAACGTTACTTATTCAGACGACGGAAATGCAATTGCCGACGGCGACGGAAATGCTTGATCCGATCACGCCGCAATATACGGCCGATCTGGTTTCCTGGGCTTCGATTGGCGCGCGGACAACTGAATCACAGACACATCGTCAAATGGCCAGTGGGCTTTCGATGCCGGTGGGATACAAAAACGCGACCGATGGCAATCCGGCGATCGCGATCCAGGCGATGCAATCCTCACAGTCGCCGCACAGTTTTTTGGGAATCGATGAACAGGGGCAAACCTGCATCATCAATACAACGGGCAACAGCTTGGCGCATTTGATTCTTCGCGGCGGACGCTCCGGCCCGAATTTCTCAGCCGAGCATGTCGAAAAGGCGGGCCAGGCGATGATTGATGCCGGCTTGAAACCCAATATTGTTGTCGATTGTAGCCACGCCAATTCCAATAAGGATCACGAACAGCAAATTCCGGCGTTTCGCGATGTACTCAAGCAACGCGTGGCGGGCAATACGCATATTATCGGCATGATGCTGGAGAGCCATCTCTGTGCGGGCAATCAAAGCCTGGGAGACGATCCCTCGGCATTGGAGTACGGAATCTCGATCACCGATGCCTGTTTAGATTGGGAACAGACCGAGGTCTTGCTGCGTGAAGCGGATGCAGCAATGAGCCAAGTCTTGGGGCAATCGGCCAGCGCCACGTAG
- a CDS encoding ABC transporter permease, producing MPKSPPNQNETPVLTRSRWSMLGSALGPFLALALVIILFGFADGLQEGGGNFLSLRNMRSISVQTATVAVAALGMTIIVIAGGIDLSAGTSLALCATVLAWCLKEDAALLIVHGDNVAGIQQKIDDAQERLDRIPNEIQRAQRRKNADPGKIAQLEAEQKSLQEQLPKLQETSKTIQEAAPNISPYTPALAVIAGIGTGCLAGLLNGMLVSYLRVVPFIVTLGTMRLYLGMAKEVADETTVRPDLNDQIPHWLGSFLSLQQDARWLGFPLGVWLIFVLAIILAAVLRYTVFGRYVFALGSNESTARLCGINVERNKIALYGLAGLFFGIAGLYQFSLLSVGNPTSGIGLELNVIAAVVIGGGSLSGGRGSVVGTLTGAAIMAVITSGCTQLGLKNPVQDMILGAIIVAAVAIDQIRQRRLAA from the coding sequence ATGCCGAAATCGCCGCCGAATCAAAATGAAACTCCCGTTCTGACACGCTCGCGGTGGAGCATGCTGGGCAGCGCGCTGGGACCGTTTTTGGCATTGGCTCTGGTCATCATACTGTTCGGTTTTGCCGATGGTCTGCAAGAAGGGGGCGGCAATTTCTTGTCCTTGAGGAATATGCGCTCCATTTCCGTCCAAACCGCGACAGTGGCCGTCGCTGCCTTGGGGATGACGATCATCGTGATCGCCGGCGGGATCGATCTTTCCGCGGGGACCAGTCTGGCGCTATGCGCGACGGTGCTGGCTTGGTGCTTAAAGGAAGACGCGGCGCTGTTGATCGTGCATGGCGACAATGTCGCCGGAATACAACAAAAGATCGATGATGCTCAGGAACGCTTGGACCGCATTCCTAACGAGATCCAGCGCGCACAGCGGCGTAAGAACGCGGATCCGGGAAAAATCGCCCAGCTCGAGGCGGAACAAAAATCGCTGCAAGAACAGTTGCCGAAACTGCAGGAAACCTCGAAGACGATCCAGGAGGCAGCGCCGAACATCTCGCCCTATACCCCGGCGCTGGCTGTGATTGCCGGGATTGGAACTGGATGTCTGGCAGGTCTGCTCAATGGGATGCTGGTCAGCTATTTGCGCGTGGTGCCGTTCATTGTCACGCTGGGAACGATGCGGTTGTATTTGGGGATGGCCAAGGAAGTTGCCGACGAGACCACCGTGCGGCCCGATCTGAATGACCAAATTCCGCACTGGCTGGGGAGTTTTCTCAGCCTGCAACAAGACGCGCGCTGGCTGGGATTTCCGCTGGGCGTCTGGTTGATTTTCGTCTTGGCCATCATCTTGGCGGCCGTGTTGCGGTATACAGTGTTCGGGCGTTACGTGTTTGCCCTGGGATCGAATGAGTCGACGGCGCGGTTGTGTGGAATCAATGTCGAGCGGAACAAAATCGCCCTGTATGGGCTAGCCGGCCTCTTTTTCGGCATCGCCGGGCTGTATCAATTCTCGCTGCTGTCGGTGGGCAACCCTACTTCGGGCATCGGCTTGGAACTCAACGTGATCGCCGCCGTGGTCATCGGCGGCGGCAGCCTAAGCGGCGGCCGCGGTTCGGTGGTCGGCACACTCACCGGAGCAGCCATCATGGCGGTCATCACCAGCGGCTGCACGCAACTGGGACTCAAAAACCCCGTGCAGGACATGATCCTGGGAGCAATCATTGTCGCAGCGGTAGCGATTGATCAGATTCGACAACGACGGTTGGCAGCATAG
- the bioB gene encoding biotin synthase BioB, whose product MDSTEYGLQRWNDLASRILDGEACSREEATAVLEADDVEIPALLAAAFQIRHHYFGRKVQLYFLQNAKSGLCPEDCGYCSQSKISEAAIPKYVMSDEATLMAGAQRAYESKAKTYCIVASGRGPTQRELQHVASTVRKIKEAYPLHICACLGLLEPEDARVLKDAGVDRINHNLNTSETYHEEIVTTHTYADRVATLKAARDVGLELCSGGIIGMGEQNSDVVDMALSLREFQVESIPVNFLHPIDGTPLAGKRDLSPLDCLRALCMFRFTNPQTELRIAGGRELHLKSLQSQALYAANSLFVSDYLTTTGQPPQEDVSMIEDLGFEIVLAGGEIAVESCETAATAD is encoded by the coding sequence ATGGATTCCACAGAATACGGACTACAGCGTTGGAACGACTTGGCCAGCCGCATTCTCGACGGCGAAGCTTGCAGTCGCGAAGAAGCAACGGCGGTGCTCGAAGCGGACGATGTGGAGATTCCCGCGCTCTTGGCAGCCGCCTTCCAGATCCGTCATCACTATTTTGGTCGCAAGGTGCAACTCTATTTCCTGCAGAACGCCAAGAGCGGGCTGTGTCCGGAAGATTGTGGATATTGTTCGCAGTCCAAAATCTCTGAAGCGGCCATTCCCAAATACGTGATGAGCGACGAAGCAACGCTGATGGCGGGCGCTCAACGGGCCTACGAATCCAAGGCGAAAACATATTGTATCGTGGCGAGCGGTCGCGGACCGACGCAGCGGGAGTTGCAGCACGTGGCGTCGACTGTGCGGAAAATCAAAGAGGCCTATCCGCTCCACATTTGCGCCTGTCTCGGTTTGTTGGAACCTGAGGACGCGCGGGTACTGAAGGACGCGGGAGTGGATCGGATTAACCACAATCTGAATACCAGCGAAACGTACCATGAAGAAATCGTCACAACGCATACCTATGCCGACCGAGTCGCCACGTTGAAAGCGGCCCGTGATGTCGGTTTGGAATTGTGTAGCGGTGGAATTATCGGCATGGGCGAACAAAACAGCGACGTGGTGGATATGGCGCTGTCATTACGGGAATTCCAAGTCGAGTCGATTCCGGTGAATTTCCTGCATCCCATCGATGGTACGCCGTTGGCGGGAAAACGGGATTTGAGTCCATTGGATTGTCTGCGGGCGCTGTGCATGTTCCGCTTCACCAATCCCCAGACGGAACTTCGCATCGCCGGCGGCCGGGAACTGCATCTCAAAAGCCTGCAGTCCCAGGCGTTGTATGCGGCAAATTCGTTGTTTGTTAGCGATTATTTAACAACGACCGGTCAACCGCCCCAAGAAGATGTCTCCATGATCGAAGATCTCGGTTTTGAGATCGTGTTGGCGGGTGGCGAAATCGCGGTGGAAAGTTGCGAAACCGCTGCCACAGCAGACTGA
- a CDS encoding DNA integrity scanning protein DisA nucleotide-binding domain protein yields MKRTAITEQFEAVLVSARRLAQRIEAEAIVLLADLPYDFTAVKRAAGKSLLLVASDKPDVQRCAVEDEIAMVPLINEPETVQMQLSQALLEAIADDLLRPGVKVVALYPGFEVNAIDTISVVNLTEHLVRLTARDLQRLETQVPLETLRMVVDLACEIGREGREGKPVGTTFVVGDHRKVLRLSHPTIHNPFRGYAKKERQFRDARTRESIKEFAQIDCAFVISADGYVESAGRYLDAPAHGLTLSKGLGSRHWAAAAISKATKGIAITVSESTGTVRLFQDGIVMLRIEPLDRAMKWQAFEFEPPPTTD; encoded by the coding sequence ATGAAACGAACTGCGATCACTGAACAATTTGAAGCGGTTTTAGTTTCCGCGCGACGCCTCGCGCAGCGAATCGAGGCAGAGGCAATCGTGCTGCTGGCCGATTTGCCCTATGATTTCACAGCCGTCAAACGCGCCGCCGGCAAATCTCTGTTGCTGGTTGCCAGCGACAAACCGGACGTGCAGCGCTGTGCAGTCGAAGATGAAATCGCCATGGTTCCGCTGATCAATGAACCGGAAACGGTTCAAATGCAGCTCAGCCAGGCATTGCTCGAGGCGATCGCCGACGATTTACTACGGCCGGGCGTGAAAGTCGTGGCGCTCTATCCCGGATTCGAAGTCAATGCGATCGATACGATCAGCGTCGTGAATCTGACCGAGCATTTGGTCCGCTTGACTGCCCGTGATCTACAGCGACTCGAAACGCAAGTTCCCTTGGAAACGTTGCGGATGGTGGTCGACTTGGCCTGCGAAATCGGCCGCGAAGGCCGAGAAGGCAAACCGGTGGGGACCACGTTTGTGGTAGGGGATCATCGGAAGGTGCTCAGGTTGTCGCACCCCACAATCCACAATCCGTTTCGGGGGTATGCCAAAAAGGAACGCCAGTTTCGCGACGCGCGTACGCGGGAAAGTATCAAGGAATTTGCGCAAATCGACTGCGCATTTGTGATTTCCGCCGATGGGTATGTTGAATCAGCCGGGCGATACCTGGACGCTCCCGCGCATGGATTGACGCTCTCCAAAGGCCTAGGTTCGCGGCATTGGGCGGCCGCTGCCATTTCCAAAGCGACCAAGGGGATCGCCATCACCGTCTCCGAATCGACCGGAACGGTGCGACTGTTTCAGGACGGCATTGTCATGCTCCGCATCGAACCGCTCGACCGGGCGATGAAATGGCAAGCCTTTGAATTCGAACCGCCGCCGACCACCGATTGA
- a CDS encoding DUF6263 family protein: MHRCLVCRSLVILIACAIGTSPLSADEKPEVTAPAVADESTASAADTAAATKTEQSDSGETTASQETAEQADEAPRYELTYIFTPGQVVHLQSDYHAKMTVKFKQAKQIDKNKSKLWKHYTVVAVSEDGAGTLELQLDKAHQEAQFGEHPPEVFKSDDPKFHHRKFRDTLKKIGRPTALIDYSAQGKLLKVVDPAGTKKVAARKRPPQDHQGFLIPLPSKPVSVGETWKDPYQQSVGIKGGLSRIIDMLRVYELKSVDGDLATIEFKTVILTPVNNKEILVQLIQRQTEGTIVFDMKQGLIVEKLITVNESVVNAFGPGTFMQAVTKLTESTVPENVVAKNEKPAATETK; the protein is encoded by the coding sequence ATGCATCGTTGTTTGGTCTGCCGATCACTTGTGATTTTGATTGCCTGTGCAATTGGGACGTCGCCGCTTTCAGCTGACGAAAAACCGGAAGTGACGGCTCCAGCTGTTGCGGACGAGTCAACCGCCTCAGCAGCGGACACAGCTGCCGCAACAAAGACGGAGCAGTCCGATTCGGGAGAGACCACAGCCTCGCAGGAGACTGCAGAGCAGGCGGATGAAGCTCCTCGATATGAATTGACCTACATCTTTACGCCGGGCCAAGTGGTGCATTTGCAGTCGGATTATCACGCTAAGATGACGGTCAAATTCAAACAAGCGAAACAGATCGACAAAAATAAGAGTAAGCTTTGGAAACATTACACGGTGGTGGCTGTTTCAGAAGATGGGGCGGGGACGTTGGAGTTGCAACTGGACAAGGCGCACCAGGAAGCGCAATTCGGTGAGCATCCGCCAGAGGTTTTCAAAAGCGATGATCCGAAATTCCATCATCGCAAATTTCGCGACACCTTGAAAAAGATCGGCCGTCCGACCGCTCTCATCGACTACTCGGCGCAAGGAAAACTGCTGAAAGTCGTTGACCCCGCTGGGACGAAAAAGGTCGCTGCCCGCAAACGGCCGCCGCAGGACCACCAAGGCTTTTTGATTCCGCTGCCCAGTAAGCCGGTCTCAGTTGGTGAAACCTGGAAGGACCCGTATCAGCAGTCGGTGGGAATCAAGGGTGGTTTGTCCCGCATTATCGACATGCTGCGGGTTTACGAATTGAAATCGGTCGATGGGGACTTAGCGACGATCGAATTCAAAACGGTGATTTTGACGCCGGTGAACAACAAGGAAATCTTAGTGCAACTGATTCAGCGGCAAACTGAGGGGACCATCGTCTTTGATATGAAGCAAGGGCTGATCGTGGAGAAGCTGATCACGGTCAATGAGTCAGTGGTCAACGCGTTCGGTCCGGGGACTTTCATGCAAGCGGTCACAAAACTGACAGAGTCGACCGTGCCGGAAAACGTCGTCGCAAAAAACGAAAAGCCGGCCGCCACTGAAACGAAGTAA